Proteins from a single region of Theobroma cacao cultivar B97-61/B2 chromosome 10, Criollo_cocoa_genome_V2, whole genome shotgun sequence:
- the LOC18586043 gene encoding E3 ubiquitin-protein ligase SDIR1 isoform X1 codes for MSFVFRGTRSDLESGLPGFIPERRAVRVHAGRPVNSNSLVFLVTVLLLFMILNSHQMSPNFLLWLVLGVFLMATTLRMYATCQQLQAQAQAHAAAASGLLGHTELRLHMPPSIALATRGRLQGLRLQLALLDREFDDLDYETLRALDADNVPTATSMSEEEINALPVHKYKVSAPQSDSSMQQASSSNSPQKKHDTSNPVCGMKGSEDELTCSICLEQVSVGDLIRSLPCLHQFHASCIDPWLRQQGTCPVCKFRAGSGWHETGEIDASYMV; via the exons CGTGTCCATGCAGGACGTCCTGTTAATTCCAATTCTCTTGTATTTCTTGTTACAG TACTTTTGCTATTCATGATATTGAACTCACACCAGATGTCACCTAATTTTCTG CTTTGGCTGGTCCTCGGAGTGTTTTTGATGGCCACAACCTTAAGGATGTATGCTACCTGTCAACAACTTCAAGCTCAGGCCCAAGCACATGCTGCAGCAGCGAGTGGCCTTCTTGGCCATACTGAACTGCGGTTGCATATGCCACCATCAATTGCACTTGCAACAAGAGGGCGTCTACAAGGCCTTAGATTGCAGCTTGCACTTCTCGACCGAGAATTTGATGATCTTG ATTATGAAACTTTGAGAGCACTTGATGCTGACAATGTCCCCACCGCTACTTCAATGAGCGAGGAAGAGATAAATGCCCTTCCAGTTCACAAGTATAAGGTGTCTGCTCCTCAAAG TGACTCTTCAATGCAACAAGCATCATCGTCAAACTCACCTCAG AAGAAGCACGATACTTCTAATCCAGTTTGTGGCATGAAGGGCTCAGAAGATGAATTGACCTGCAGTATTTGCTTGGAGCAAGTTAGTGTTGGAGACCTCATCCGCAGTCTACCCTGTTTGCATcag TTTCATGCTAGTTGCATCGACCCGTGGCTACGACAACAAGGAACATGCCCTGTTTGTAAGTTCCGAGCAGGATCTGGGTGGCATGAAACTGGTGAAATAGATGCTTCCTACATGGTTTAG
- the LOC18586043 gene encoding E3 ubiquitin-protein ligase SDIR1 isoform X3, which yields MILNSHQMSPNFLLWLVLGVFLMATTLRMYATCQQLQAQAQAHAAAASGLLGHTELRLHMPPSIALATRGRLQGLRLQLALLDREFDDLDYETLRALDADNVPTATSMSEEEINALPVHKYKVSAPQSDSSMQQASSSNSPQKKHDTSNPVCGMKGSEDELTCSICLEQVSVGDLIRSLPCLHQFHASCIDPWLRQQGTCPVCKFRAGSGWHETGEIDASYMV from the exons ATGATATTGAACTCACACCAGATGTCACCTAATTTTCTG CTTTGGCTGGTCCTCGGAGTGTTTTTGATGGCCACAACCTTAAGGATGTATGCTACCTGTCAACAACTTCAAGCTCAGGCCCAAGCACATGCTGCAGCAGCGAGTGGCCTTCTTGGCCATACTGAACTGCGGTTGCATATGCCACCATCAATTGCACTTGCAACAAGAGGGCGTCTACAAGGCCTTAGATTGCAGCTTGCACTTCTCGACCGAGAATTTGATGATCTTG ATTATGAAACTTTGAGAGCACTTGATGCTGACAATGTCCCCACCGCTACTTCAATGAGCGAGGAAGAGATAAATGCCCTTCCAGTTCACAAGTATAAGGTGTCTGCTCCTCAAAG TGACTCTTCAATGCAACAAGCATCATCGTCAAACTCACCTCAG AAGAAGCACGATACTTCTAATCCAGTTTGTGGCATGAAGGGCTCAGAAGATGAATTGACCTGCAGTATTTGCTTGGAGCAAGTTAGTGTTGGAGACCTCATCCGCAGTCTACCCTGTTTGCATcag TTTCATGCTAGTTGCATCGACCCGTGGCTACGACAACAAGGAACATGCCCTGTTTGTAAGTTCCGAGCAGGATCTGGGTGGCATGAAACTGGTGAAATAGATGCTTCCTACATGGTTTAG